In Mycobacteriales bacterium, the following are encoded in one genomic region:
- a CDS encoding MFS transporter has protein sequence MSDDTGGVPAFRDHAAAVVAVVRRVALRLRDGTRWLRRWIRRGGADRSGLAALLELHAVHSAGDAAVTVALAGTLFFGVPTGTARGRVLLYLLITMVPFAVIAPVIGPLLDRFRRGRRVAIAASLVGRAVLALVIGRAIATSAPLALYPAAFGLLVLSKTYGVSRSAIVPRVTPPSTTLVQANARISLGGLVTVAAVAPVAAGVDKLFGGQWTLRLAFLLYLFGTFLAFRVPPHADSPAGEEPLPERPTRALRGLGTVGASVAGLLRSAAALRALAGFLLLFVAFLVRSHHLGGLSSTLELGMLAAAAAAGGLLGTALGARSRAVRPELLAAVALGAAAAAALGTALLFGVLTVLALTLVASAGQSISKLALDAVVQRDVAEAVRTSTFARTETVLQLAWVAGGLTGVVLPRNGLAAVALVCVALVAPLLLAIRVAGRPAGPLEPSVGQPPSSRPRGSRPAGRPG, from the coding sequence ATGAGCGACGACACTGGAGGGGTGCCGGCCTTCCGCGACCATGCCGCCGCGGTCGTCGCCGTCGTCCGTCGCGTTGCTCTCCGGCTGCGGGACGGCACCCGCTGGCTGCGTCGCTGGATCCGCCGCGGCGGCGCCGACCGCTCCGGGCTCGCCGCCTTGCTCGAACTGCACGCCGTGCATTCCGCCGGCGACGCCGCGGTCACCGTGGCGCTGGCCGGGACCCTGTTCTTCGGCGTCCCCACCGGCACCGCGCGCGGCCGGGTGCTGCTCTACCTGCTCATCACGATGGTGCCGTTCGCGGTGATCGCCCCGGTGATCGGTCCGCTCCTCGACCGGTTCCGCCGCGGACGGCGCGTGGCGATCGCCGCGTCACTGGTCGGCCGCGCCGTCCTCGCCCTCGTCATCGGCCGGGCGATCGCCACCTCCGCACCGCTCGCGCTCTACCCGGCGGCCTTCGGCTTGCTCGTCCTGTCCAAGACCTACGGGGTGTCTCGTAGCGCGATCGTGCCCCGCGTCACCCCGCCGTCGACGACCCTGGTGCAGGCCAACGCGCGGATCTCGCTCGGCGGTCTCGTCACCGTGGCGGCGGTGGCCCCGGTTGCGGCCGGCGTCGACAAGCTGTTCGGCGGTCAGTGGACGCTGCGTCTCGCCTTTCTCCTATACCTGTTCGGCACGTTTCTCGCCTTCCGGGTGCCGCCGCACGCCGACTCCCCGGCCGGGGAGGAGCCGCTGCCGGAGCGCCCGACCCGCGCGCTGCGTGGCCTCGGCACGGTTGGGGCGTCGGTCGCCGGACTGCTGCGCAGCGCGGCGGCGCTCCGGGCGCTCGCTGGTTTTCTCCTGCTCTTCGTCGCCTTCCTCGTCCGCAGCCATCACCTGGGCGGGTTGAGCTCCACCCTGGAACTCGGGATGCTCGCCGCCGCCGCGGCCGCCGGGGGCCTGCTCGGCACCGCCCTCGGTGCCCGGAGCCGGGCGGTCCGACCCGAGCTGTTGGCTGCGGTGGCGCTCGGCGCCGCGGCTGCCGCCGCGCTCGGGACCGCCCTGCTCTTCGGCGTGCTCACGGTGCTCGCGCTAACCCTCGTCGCCTCTGCCGGGCAGTCGATCTCGAAGCTCGCCCTGGACGCGGTCGTGCAGCGCGACGTGGCGGAGGCGGTCCGCACGTCCACGTTCGCCCGAACCGAGACCGTGTTGCAACTGGCTTGGGTGGCCGGCGGACTGACCGGGGTCGTGCTGCCCCGAAACGGGCTGGCGGCGGTCGCCCTGGTCTGTGTCGCCCTGGTCGCTCCGCTGCTGCTCGCGATCCGGGTAGCCGGCCGGCCGGCCGGTCCGCTGGAGCCGTCGGTGGGCCAGCCACCGTCGTCGCGGCCACGTGGCAGCCGGCCGGCCGGGCGGCCCGGCTAG
- a CDS encoding cold-shock protein, with the protein MPTGQVKWYDAEKGFGFLSRDDGGDVYVHSSALPSGVATLKNGQRVEFGVAEGKRGEQALSVRVLDALPNLTAAARRPAEELHGLVDDMIKLIESKVLPDLRRGRYPEKRTAHTVAEVARAMANELDQ; encoded by the coding sequence GTGCCTACCGGCCAGGTGAAGTGGTACGACGCGGAGAAGGGGTTCGGCTTCCTCTCCCGCGATGACGGCGGCGACGTCTACGTGCACTCGTCGGCGCTGCCGAGCGGGGTCGCCACGCTGAAGAACGGGCAGCGGGTCGAGTTCGGTGTCGCCGAGGGCAAACGGGGTGAGCAGGCGCTGTCGGTGCGGGTCCTGGACGCACTGCCCAACCTGACCGCCGCCGCGCGGCGGCCTGCCGAGGAGCTGCACGGTCTGGTCGACGACATGATCAAGCTGATCGAGTCGAAGGTGCTACCGGACCTGCGACGCGGGCGCTACCCGGAGAAGCGCACCGCACACACGGTCGCCGAGGTCGCGCGCGCGATGGCGAACGAACTGGACCAGTAG
- the larE gene encoding ATP-dependent sacrificial sulfur transferase LarE — translation MTLSARLEALDSALKSLGSVLVAFSGGADSAFLLAAAVRSLGADHVAAATAVSPSLPERELAAATAVAAGLGVRHLTARTAEMQRAGYRANAGDRCYFCKAELVDVLAPLAQQLGLAAVVTGTNADDAAAGFRPGMRAAAERGARTPLLDAELSKAEIRSTSREWGLVTWDKPAAACLSSRIAYGLEITPTRLRRVDRAERALRAALAEAGIACRDLRVRDLGAHARVEVDPELVPALLDRPDVLRVVEGYDEVEVDPRGFRSGAMNELLNEPERFR, via the coding sequence GTGACCCTCTCCGCGCGGCTCGAGGCGCTGGACTCCGCCCTGAAGAGCCTGGGGTCCGTGCTCGTCGCGTTCTCCGGAGGCGCGGACTCGGCCTTCCTGCTCGCCGCCGCGGTGCGCTCGTTGGGAGCGGACCACGTGGCCGCGGCGACCGCCGTCTCGCCGAGCCTGCCCGAGCGCGAGCTCGCCGCCGCGACCGCAGTGGCCGCCGGGCTCGGGGTTCGTCACCTCACCGCCCGGACCGCGGAGATGCAGCGGGCCGGCTACCGCGCCAACGCCGGCGACCGCTGCTATTTCTGCAAAGCGGAGCTGGTCGACGTTTTGGCGCCACTGGCGCAGCAACTGGGCCTCGCCGCGGTGGTGACCGGGACGAACGCCGACGACGCGGCTGCCGGGTTCCGGCCCGGCATGCGCGCGGCAGCCGAACGTGGCGCGCGCACCCCGCTGCTCGACGCGGAGCTGTCCAAGGCCGAGATCCGATCCACCAGCCGGGAGTGGGGGCTGGTCACCTGGGACAAGCCGGCGGCGGCCTGCCTGTCGAGCCGGATCGCGTACGGCCTCGAGATAACCCCGACCAGGCTCCGCCGGGTCGATCGAGCCGAGCGGGCACTGCGTGCCGCGCTGGCGGAGGCCGGGATCGCCTGCCGGGACCTTCGGGTTCGCGATCTGGGCGCCCACGCCCGGGTCGAGGTCGACCCGGAGCTGGTCCCGGCGCTGCTCGACCGGCCGGACGTGCTGCGCGTCGTCGAGGGGTACGACGAGGTCGAGGTGGATCCCCGGGGCTTCCGCTCGGGCGCGATGAACGAGCTGCTCAACGAGCCGGAACGCTTCCGGTAG
- a CDS encoding ATP-binding cassette domain-containing protein, with the protein MIEVHGVRKSFGSTTALAGVELTAETGRVLGLLGPNGAGKTTLVRILATLLRPDAGWARVGGFDTVKDAAALRSVIGLAGQYAAVDETLTGRENLELVGRLYHLSRAELRERAAAVLDRFSLTDAADRQVKTYSGGMRRRLDLGASLVGRPPVLILDEPTSGLDPRSRVELWQFIEDLVADGTTLLLTTQYLEEADRLAHRIVVIDTGRVVAEGTSDELKDQLGGDVLEARVSDPVRIDDAAAQLAALDGGTPQIDRDQQRVTIPAKVGARSLVDAARRLDDAGIELDDLALRRPSLDDVFLALTGHAATTGDAEAAPPDHSRRPRSRA; encoded by the coding sequence ATGATCGAAGTGCACGGCGTCCGGAAGAGCTTTGGATCCACGACCGCGCTGGCCGGGGTCGAGCTCACCGCCGAGACTGGCCGGGTCCTCGGCCTCCTCGGCCCCAACGGCGCCGGCAAGACCACCCTCGTCCGGATCCTCGCCACCCTGCTGCGTCCGGATGCCGGGTGGGCCCGGGTCGGCGGCTTCGACACGGTGAAGGACGCCGCCGCGCTGCGCTCGGTGATCGGTCTGGCCGGTCAGTACGCAGCGGTCGACGAGACGCTCACCGGCCGCGAGAACCTCGAGCTGGTGGGCCGGCTCTACCACCTGAGCCGAGCGGAGCTGCGGGAGCGGGCGGCCGCGGTGCTCGACCGGTTCTCGCTCACGGATGCGGCCGACCGGCAGGTTAAGACCTACTCCGGCGGCATGCGCCGCCGGCTCGACCTCGGCGCCAGCCTCGTCGGCCGACCTCCGGTGCTCATTCTCGACGAGCCGACCAGCGGGCTCGACCCGCGCTCCCGCGTGGAGCTTTGGCAGTTCATCGAGGACCTCGTCGCCGACGGCACCACCCTGCTGCTCACCACCCAGTACCTCGAGGAAGCGGACCGGCTGGCCCACCGGATCGTGGTCATCGACACCGGACGGGTCGTGGCCGAGGGGACGTCGGACGAGCTCAAGGACCAGCTCGGCGGGGATGTGCTCGAGGCCCGGGTGAGCGATCCGGTCCGAATCGACGACGCCGCGGCCCAACTCGCCGCGCTCGACGGGGGCACACCCCAGATCGACCGGGACCAACAGCGGGTCACCATCCCCGCGAAGGTCGGAGCCCGGAGCCTGGTCGATGCCGCCCGGCGGCTCGACGACGCCGGGATCGAACTCGACGATCTCGCCCTGCGCCGGCCGTCGCTCGATGACGTGTTCCTCGCGCTGACCGGGCACGCCGCTACCACCGGGGACGCCGAGGCGGCCCCGCCCGACCACTCGCGGCGGCCCCGGAGCCGGGCATGA
- a CDS encoding ABC transporter permease, translating to MSAGPRMTPRLAAGDTFAVARRNLRHLIRTPQLLVFASIQPVMFVLLFRYVFGGAIHPRGGIPYVDYLMPGIFVQTTLFGGAATAVGLAEDLRGGMIDRFRSLPMARSAVLAGRTLADLTRNVVVLALMLAVGMAVGFRFQAGPLAAAGGLLLVLGFGYVFSWVFAAIALYVKDPETAQVAGFLPLFPFIFASSAFVDVHTMPGWLQAFADVQPVSVTMNAVRDLLLGRPAYHDVWQAIAWALGILVVGAAIAIRKYRRS from the coding sequence ATGAGCGCCGGGCCGCGGATGACCCCGAGGCTCGCGGCCGGCGACACCTTCGCGGTCGCCCGGCGCAACCTCCGGCACCTGATCCGCACCCCACAACTGCTGGTTTTCGCCAGCATCCAGCCGGTGATGTTCGTCCTGCTGTTCCGGTATGTCTTCGGCGGAGCGATCCACCCCAGGGGCGGCATCCCCTACGTCGACTACCTGATGCCGGGGATCTTCGTGCAGACCACCCTGTTCGGCGGGGCGGCGACCGCGGTCGGGTTGGCCGAGGACCTGCGTGGCGGCATGATCGACCGGTTCCGGTCCCTGCCGATGGCCCGTTCCGCGGTGCTGGCGGGACGCACCCTGGCCGACCTGACCCGTAACGTCGTGGTCCTCGCCCTGATGCTCGCCGTGGGGATGGCCGTGGGATTCCGCTTCCAGGCCGGCCCGCTGGCCGCGGCCGGCGGCTTGCTCCTGGTGCTGGGCTTCGGCTACGTGTTCTCGTGGGTTTTCGCCGCCATAGCGCTCTACGTCAAAGACCCCGAGACCGCTCAGGTCGCCGGGTTCCTGCCGCTGTTCCCGTTCATCTTCGCCAGCTCGGCCTTCGTCGACGTACACACGATGCCGGGCTGGCTCCAGGCGTTCGCCGACGTGCAACCGGTGAGCGTCACGATGAACGCGGTTCGCGATCTGCTGCTCGGTCGACCGGCGTACCACGACGTCTGGCAGGCCATCGCCTGGGCGCTGGGCATCCTCGTCGTCGGCGCTGCGATCGCGATCCGCAAGTACCGGCGCAGCTGA
- the groL gene encoding chaperonin GroEL (60 kDa chaperone family; promotes refolding of misfolded polypeptides especially under stressful conditions; forms two stacked rings of heptamers to form a barrel-shaped 14mer; ends can be capped by GroES; misfolded proteins enter the barrel where they are refolded when GroES binds) yields the protein MSKMIAFNEEARRGLERGMNTLADAVKVTLGPKGRNVVLEKKWGAPTITNDGVSIAKEIELEDPWEKIGAELVKEVAKKTNDVAGDGTTTATILAQALVREGLRNVAAGANPMSLKRGIEYAVERVSEELSKAAKDVETKEQIASTASISAGDPAIGQMIAEAMDKVGKEGVITVEESNTFGLELELTEGMRFDKGYISPYFVTDPERMETVLEDPYLLIVNSKIAAVKDLLPLLEKVMQSGKPLAILAEDVEGEALATLVVNKIRGTFKSVAVKAPGFGDRRKAMLQDIAILTGAQVISEEVGLKLENTTLDLLGRARKIVVTKDETTLVEGAGDSEQISGRVNQIRAEIEKSDSDYDREKLQERLAKLAGGVAVIKVGAATEVELKEKKHRIEDAVSNAKAAVEEGIVAGGGVALLQASTTAFEKIDLEGDEFTGANIVKIALEAPLKQIAFNAGLEGGVVVEKVRNLKSGFGLDADSGEYVDMIKAGIIDPAKVTRSALQNAASIAALFLTTEAVIADKPEKQAPAMPGGGGGGMGDMDF from the coding sequence ATGTCCAAGATGATCGCGTTCAACGAGGAGGCCCGGCGCGGCCTCGAGCGCGGCATGAACACCCTCGCGGATGCCGTGAAGGTGACCCTCGGCCCGAAGGGCCGAAACGTCGTGCTCGAAAAGAAGTGGGGCGCACCGACGATCACCAACGACGGTGTCAGCATCGCCAAGGAGATCGAGCTCGAGGACCCCTGGGAGAAGATCGGGGCCGAGCTGGTCAAGGAAGTGGCGAAGAAGACCAACGACGTCGCCGGCGACGGCACGACGACGGCCACGATCCTGGCCCAGGCCCTCGTCCGCGAGGGGCTGCGCAACGTCGCGGCGGGCGCCAATCCGATGAGCCTGAAGCGCGGCATCGAGTACGCCGTGGAGCGGGTCTCCGAGGAGCTGTCCAAGGCAGCCAAGGACGTCGAAACCAAGGAGCAGATCGCCTCGACCGCCTCGATCTCCGCGGGCGACCCGGCGATCGGGCAGATGATCGCCGAGGCGATGGACAAGGTCGGCAAGGAAGGCGTAATCACCGTCGAGGAGAGCAACACCTTCGGTCTCGAGCTCGAGCTCACCGAGGGCATGCGCTTCGACAAGGGCTACATCTCGCCGTACTTCGTCACCGACCCCGAGCGCATGGAGACGGTCCTCGAGGACCCCTACCTGCTCATCGTCAACAGCAAGATCGCCGCGGTGAAGGATCTCCTGCCGCTGCTCGAGAAGGTCATGCAGTCCGGCAAGCCGCTCGCGATCCTCGCCGAGGACGTCGAGGGCGAGGCGCTGGCCACCCTGGTCGTGAACAAGATCCGGGGCACGTTCAAGTCGGTCGCCGTCAAGGCCCCCGGCTTCGGCGACCGCCGCAAGGCGATGCTCCAGGACATCGCGATCCTCACCGGGGCCCAGGTCATCAGCGAGGAAGTCGGGCTCAAGCTCGAGAACACCACGCTCGACCTGCTCGGCCGGGCTCGCAAGATCGTGGTTACCAAGGACGAGACGACGCTCGTCGAGGGCGCTGGCGACTCGGAGCAGATTTCCGGCCGGGTCAACCAGATCCGCGCCGAGATCGAGAAGAGCGACTCGGACTACGACCGCGAGAAGCTTCAGGAGCGGCTGGCGAAGCTCGCCGGCGGAGTCGCGGTGATCAAGGTCGGCGCGGCCACCGAGGTGGAGCTCAAGGAGAAGAAGCACCGGATCGAGGACGCCGTCTCGAACGCGAAGGCCGCGGTCGAGGAAGGCATCGTCGCCGGCGGCGGGGTCGCGCTGCTCCAGGCGTCGACGACCGCGTTCGAGAAGATCGACCTCGAGGGCGACGAGTTCACCGGCGCGAACATCGTCAAGATCGCCCTGGAGGCTCCGCTCAAGCAGATCGCCTTCAACGCCGGCCTCGAAGGCGGGGTCGTCGTGGAGAAGGTTCGCAACCTCAAGTCCGGCTTCGGGCTGGACGCCGACAGCGGCGAGTACGTCGACATGATCAAGGCCGGGATCATCGATCCGGCCAAGGTCACCCGCTCGGCGCTGCAGAATGCCGCGTCGATCGCCGCGCTGTTCCTCACCACCGAGGCCGTCATCGCCGACAAGCCGGAGAAGCAGGCTCCGGCCATGCCCGGCGGCGGGGGCGGCGGCATGGGAGACATGGACTTCTAA
- a CDS encoding MoaD/ThiS family protein: MTVTLRVPTILRGLTGGAAEVAVEPAPGATLADLLTVVDAAHPGIADRVLDGEGRLRRFVNVYVGDEDVRFAAGLATPVPDGTLVSIIPAVAGG, from the coding sequence ATGACCGTGACCCTGCGGGTTCCGACGATCCTGCGCGGGCTGACCGGCGGGGCCGCCGAGGTGGCGGTCGAGCCGGCGCCCGGAGCCACCCTCGCCGACCTGCTCACCGTCGTCGACGCGGCCCACCCCGGGATCGCCGATCGGGTGCTCGACGGGGAAGGACGGTTGCGGCGTTTCGTGAACGTCTACGTGGGTGACGAGGACGTCCGTTTCGCCGCCGGGCTGGCCACGCCGGTGCCGGACGGGACCCTCGTGTCGATCATCCCGGCGGTCGCCGGCGGTTGA
- the thrC gene encoding threonine synthase: MTSVVARPTGFGSAVGLACRECGASYEIGPTHVCSFCFGPLDIAYDTDTLRRLTRSDIEAGPQTMWRYAALLPAGSDPSTRVDLGVGCTRLIRADNLARALGMRTLWVKDDSANPTHSFKDRVVAVAASAARALGFEVLACASTGNLANAVAAAAARSGMRSVVLIPSDLEPGKVVTTAVYGGTLVAVDGSYDDVNRLCAELSGEQPWAFVNVNVRPFYAEGSKTVGYEIAEQLGWRLPEQVVVPIASGSLLTKVDKAFAELGGYGLVEPTPYRVFGAQASGCAPVATAHKAGRDVVTPVRPSGIAKSLAIGNPADGPYALDVVRRTGGAIDDVGDEEIVEGIRLLARTEGVFGETAGGVTVATLRKLLADGRVDPDAETVLLNTGDGLKTIDAVSGVVGPTATIPASLDAFRAAGLS, from the coding sequence ATGACCTCCGTCGTCGCCCGCCCGACCGGATTCGGTTCCGCAGTCGGCCTGGCCTGCCGCGAATGCGGCGCCAGCTACGAGATCGGTCCCACGCACGTCTGCAGCTTCTGCTTCGGGCCGCTGGACATTGCCTACGACACCGACACCCTGCGCCGGCTCACCCGGTCCGACATCGAGGCCGGGCCGCAGACTATGTGGCGCTACGCGGCGCTGCTGCCGGCCGGTTCTGACCCGTCCACTCGGGTCGACCTCGGGGTCGGCTGCACCCGGCTGATCCGCGCGGACAACCTGGCCCGGGCGCTCGGCATGCGCACCCTGTGGGTGAAGGACGACAGCGCCAATCCGACCCACTCCTTCAAGGACCGGGTGGTCGCCGTCGCCGCGAGTGCGGCGCGGGCCCTGGGCTTCGAGGTGCTCGCCTGCGCGTCGACGGGGAACCTGGCGAACGCGGTCGCCGCGGCGGCCGCGCGGTCCGGGATGCGGTCGGTGGTGCTCATCCCGTCGGACCTCGAGCCGGGGAAGGTCGTCACCACCGCCGTGTACGGCGGCACCCTGGTGGCGGTCGACGGTTCGTACGACGACGTGAACCGGCTCTGCGCGGAACTGTCCGGCGAGCAGCCGTGGGCGTTCGTCAACGTCAACGTCCGACCCTTCTACGCCGAGGGCTCCAAGACCGTCGGCTACGAGATCGCCGAGCAACTCGGTTGGCGACTGCCGGAACAGGTGGTCGTGCCGATCGCGTCCGGATCGCTGCTCACCAAGGTGGACAAGGCGTTCGCCGAGCTGGGCGGCTACGGGCTCGTCGAGCCGACGCCCTACCGGGTATTCGGCGCGCAGGCCAGCGGATGCGCCCCGGTGGCGACCGCGCACAAGGCTGGTCGCGACGTGGTGACGCCGGTCCGGCCGTCGGGCATCGCGAAGTCGCTGGCGATCGGCAACCCCGCCGACGGGCCGTACGCGCTCGACGTGGTGCGACGGACCGGCGGGGCGATCGACGACGTCGGCGACGAGGAGATCGTCGAGGGCATCCGGCTGCTCGCCCGCACCGAAGGGGTGTTCGGCGAGACCGCCGGTGGCGTGACCGTGGCCACGCTGCGCAAGCTGCTCGCGGACGGGCGGGTCGACCCGGACGCGGAGACCGTGCTGCTGAATACCGGGGACGGGTTGAAGACGATCGACGCGGTGAGCGGTGTGGTCGGGCCGACCGCGACGATCCCGGCCAGCCTCGACGCGTTCCGGGCCGCCGGGCTGTCATGA
- a CDS encoding glucosyl-3-phosphoglycerate synthase, translated as MRADARRWFERRTSRAADWPLPRLLAAKGDSRVAVVLPALNEAATVGRIITRIRRDLFPLNEGPASRPGLLDEIVVMDSGSTDRTAEVATDAGARVVHRGDVLPGYPPRAGKGEVLWRSLAATSSDVIVFIDSDLTDFHSAFVTGLLGPLLTDPSVSFVKATYDRPVTGSDAPAGGGRVTELVARPLLNVHWPELAGFVQPLGGEYAARRSLLERLPFPCGYGVEFGLLVDTLRLVGLDAMAQVDLTRRKHRNQDNDKLGRMATEIWLVALARLESERKVDVLRRPATAMTQFERSGAGYRLIDTDIEGRERPPIVSVAGYAAS; from the coding sequence GTGCGCGCCGACGCCCGCCGCTGGTTCGAGCGCCGCACTTCGCGGGCCGCGGACTGGCCACTGCCCCGGCTACTCGCCGCGAAGGGCGACAGTCGCGTGGCCGTCGTCCTCCCCGCGTTGAACGAGGCCGCGACGGTCGGCCGGATCATCACGCGGATCCGACGGGACCTTTTTCCCCTTAACGAGGGCCCCGCCTCCCGACCGGGACTGCTCGACGAGATCGTGGTCATGGACTCGGGAAGCACCGACCGCACGGCCGAGGTGGCAACCGACGCCGGCGCCCGGGTGGTGCATCGCGGCGACGTGCTGCCCGGGTACCCGCCTCGGGCCGGCAAGGGTGAGGTGCTGTGGCGGTCGCTGGCGGCGACGAGCAGCGACGTCATCGTGTTCATCGACAGCGATCTCACCGATTTCCATTCGGCGTTCGTCACCGGCCTGCTCGGGCCGCTGCTCACCGATCCGTCCGTGTCGTTCGTCAAGGCGACCTACGACCGGCCGGTGACCGGATCCGACGCCCCGGCCGGTGGTGGCCGGGTGACCGAGCTGGTCGCGCGGCCGCTGCTGAACGTGCACTGGCCGGAGCTCGCCGGCTTCGTGCAGCCGCTCGGCGGGGAGTACGCCGCCCGGCGCAGCCTGCTGGAGCGGCTGCCGTTCCCCTGCGGGTACGGCGTCGAGTTCGGCCTGCTCGTCGACACCCTGCGCCTCGTCGGCCTCGACGCGATGGCCCAGGTCGACCTCACCCGGCGCAAGCACCGCAACCAGGACAACGACAAGCTGGGCCGGATGGCGACCGAGATCTGGCTGGTGGCGCTGGCCCGGCTGGAGTCCGAACGCAAGGTCGACGTGCTCCGCCGGCCGGCGACGGCGATGACCCAGTTCGAGCGGTCCGGCGCCGGCTACCGGCTCATCGACACCGACATCGAGGGTCGGGAGCGACCGCCGATCGTGTCGGTCGCGGGGTACGCGGCCTCATGA
- a CDS encoding trehalose-6-phosphate synthase, translated as MPAALVVASNRGPVAYSLGDDGVVHARRGGGGLVSAVGSLAADAGTVWVCAALGPGDRQAARTAPQGRLDTADTGGLAVRMLDIEETTFHRAYNAIANSTLWFVHHLLYDTPRRPAFDALFAREWQAYVDYNSAFADALAAEAAPGARVLIQDYHLSLAPRLLRERRADLAIAHFSHTPWAPPEYYELLPDEVGASVLLGILGADHAGFLGRRWADAFLACAARLPGVSVDGDSVVCAGHRTRIGVHALGVDGPALLARAAAPDAAARRDALLARTAGRQILLRIDRTELSKNIVRGLAAYRELLRLHPEWLGRVVHLVYAYPSRHDLPEYREYTADVQRLAQRIEDEFARPDWTPLVLEVSDDYPRSLAAYRIADVLVVNPIRDGMNLVAKEGPVLSDHGVALVLSRAAGAAEELADDALLVNPFDVSATAAAMDAALRMSAADRSERTGRLAAAATAMPPAAWLAAQIKALDDRGSA; from the coding sequence GTGCCCGCAGCCCTGGTCGTCGCGTCCAATCGCGGGCCCGTGGCGTACAGCCTCGGTGACGACGGGGTGGTGCACGCCCGCCGCGGTGGCGGCGGCCTGGTCTCCGCGGTGGGCAGCCTGGCCGCGGACGCCGGCACGGTGTGGGTCTGCGCGGCGCTGGGTCCGGGCGACCGGCAGGCGGCTCGGACCGCCCCGCAGGGGCGGCTCGACACCGCCGACACCGGCGGGTTGGCCGTACGGATGCTCGACATCGAGGAGACGACGTTCCACCGCGCCTACAACGCGATCGCCAACTCGACGCTGTGGTTCGTCCATCACCTGCTCTACGACACGCCGCGCCGGCCGGCCTTCGACGCGCTGTTCGCCCGGGAGTGGCAGGCCTACGTCGACTACAACTCCGCCTTCGCCGACGCCCTCGCCGCCGAAGCCGCGCCCGGTGCCCGGGTGCTCATCCAGGACTACCACCTGAGCCTCGCCCCCCGGCTGCTCCGGGAACGGCGAGCAGACCTGGCGATCGCGCATTTCTCGCACACCCCGTGGGCGCCGCCGGAGTACTACGAGCTGCTGCCCGACGAGGTCGGGGCGAGCGTGCTCCTCGGGATCCTCGGCGCCGACCACGCCGGCTTCCTCGGCCGGCGCTGGGCCGATGCCTTTCTCGCCTGTGCGGCCCGGCTGCCGGGGGTCAGCGTCGACGGGGACTCCGTGGTCTGCGCCGGGCACCGGACGCGGATCGGGGTGCACGCCCTCGGCGTCGACGGGCCGGCCCTGCTGGCCCGGGCCGCCGCCCCGGACGCGGCCGCCCGGCGGGACGCCCTGCTGGCCCGGACGGCCGGTCGGCAGATCCTGTTGCGGATCGACCGGACCGAGCTGTCGAAGAACATCGTCCGCGGTCTCGCCGCGTACCGGGAGCTGCTCCGCCTCCATCCGGAGTGGCTCGGCCGGGTCGTCCACCTCGTGTACGCATATCCCAGCCGGCACGATCTGCCGGAGTACCGGGAGTACACCGCCGACGTGCAGCGGCTGGCGCAGCGGATCGAGGACGAGTTCGCCCGGCCGGACTGGACGCCGCTCGTGCTCGAGGTGAGCGACGACTACCCCCGGTCGCTGGCCGCCTACCGGATCGCCGACGTGCTGGTCGTCAACCCGATCCGGGACGGGATGAACCTCGTCGCGAAGGAAGGCCCGGTGCTCTCCGACCACGGGGTCGCGCTGGTGCTGTCCCGCGCGGCGGGTGCCGCCGAGGAGCTGGCGGACGACGCCCTGCTGGTCAACCCGTTCGACGTCTCGGCCACCGCCGCGGCGATGGACGCGGCGCTGCGGATGTCGGCCGCGGATCGCAGCGAGCGGACCGGCCGGCTCGCCGCCGCCGCCACCGCGATGCCGCCGGCGGCCTGGCTGGCCGCGCAGATCAAGGCGCTGGACGACCGCGGATCTGCCTAG